One window from the genome of Plasmodium reichenowi strain SY57 chromosome 8, whole genome shotgun sequence encodes:
- a CDS encoding hypothetical protein (conserved Plasmodium protein, unknown function~part of same gene as PRSY57_0817900A~gap found within coding sequence), with protein FSCSNRGCGSNIAKPSEEYFYKDANVYIEYVKTKNPKHLFIFGSSMGAAVAIDTALKQHDHISGLIVQNAFTSLKELSKYSHPFLNFFLFDYDMIIRSKMDNESKIKNITVPTLFTLSEMDEKVPTSHTRTLFQLSASANKQLYLSKGGTHPNILKNDDGSYHKSMKKFIDTAISIREKNIQKAAERNPNTPN; from the exons TATTTTCATGTTCCAACAGAGG TTGCGGATCTAATATTGCCAAACCATCAgaagaatatttttataaagatGCTAATGTGTATATAGAATATGTGAAGACAAAAAATCCAAAgcatttatttatatttggAAG TTCAATGGGAGCCGCAGTAGCAATTGACACGGCATTAAAACAGCACGATcat ATAAGTGGATTAATTGTTCAGAATGCATTTACAAGTTTAAAGGAGCTCTCGAAATATTCTCATCCATTccttaattttttcttatttgATTATGACATGATAATAAGAAGTAAAATGGATAATGAatcaaaaattaaaaatattacagTACCAACTTTATTTACCTTATCTGAAATG gATGAAAAAGTACCAACAAGCCATACAAGAACATTGTTTCAG TTAAGTGCAAGTGCCAACAAACAACTATATTTATCTAAGGGAGGAACACATCCAAACATTCTGAAAAATGATGATGGTTCTTATCACAAATCTATGAAGAAATTTATTGATACTGCTATTTCCATaagggaaaaaaatattcaaaagGCAGCAGAAAGAAATCCAAATACACCTaattaa
- a CDS encoding hypothetical protein (conserved Plasmodium protein, unknown function~part of same gene as PRSY57_0817900B~gap found within coding sequence): MRIIKYIFFAFIILVLFVCALNTYIYLKQDSFIFSNEFPTVEEKNQTLGENYEIVTLTTKDNHKFT, translated from the exons atgagaataataaaatatatattttttgcATTCATCATCTTAGTCCTCTTCGTATGTGCCCTAAATA cTTACATATATCTCAAACAAGACAGTTTTATATTCTCAAATGAAT tcCCTACTGTTGAAGAGAAAAACCAAACACTGG gaGAGAACTATGAAATTGTTACATTAACAACGAAGGATAATCATAAATTCACATG
- a CDS encoding DNA helicase, putative, with protein sequence MDVFEFVDPLRKRKINNNILDFNKYVYKDKMEVGEEEIEHDEEKTKDDEIINMKKKKKKKKKKKLRRLLDTSSSDDDKNEYEEISSKKIKIRKLNSDNEDNKLKNNNNEKKKKEKVEEEKQSNDIEILDSYDDDDDENQKAEYEYNLNTLYQCLYISIQIKNRIIDHFTLENKDKKEELIKEFVKGSFRVSNFQANYEDFEKYVDTFHKLKCYQKCGVLWLYVLYKQNKNGILADEMGLGKTAQTCVFLDYMYKTGTIKNKTIIVAPTSLLKNWDNEINMWCPYLRNHKIIYYGSQSERRYLAYDIFSSKGNKNNKYFVTMNNGDEDDGVNNNNNNNNNDDDDGHNNIHLIITSVNMLMGKNDVSYFRQIKKYDYLIFDEAHFLKNKNSLIYKKLQKKIVFNNKILLTGSPIQNKTQELTNLLLFLMPHIFTETNINNAMQAFIAMYEEEVQARNKKKKMDEGTTPKLKTFVEEIMKKNETQNNNNNNNNNNNNNSNSNNNSSSSSNNIIVDKCSDVCHKLTDDNNSMNNNRNIYDIKCDEEVRDGNIKDGNIKDDNEKDNSVIVSDTNKNIIKNYLIQTIRDDLKQHVELKNKEIILLQLIIEPYILRRSKKHVFIDMPKKHSLIIKLPLNNTQLNLYKDEIFSKMQKTFKHLEFLETHSSKKELQKIYSILNKKEIKNEKNNTRVEKKEIQQNEDKEKYQNGHCNNNTNDMEFADHNVDGDNIGDDDDDDDREMDEETINIEKTDVENKNSNIVIHKRDDDSNDMDEDNIKDDNNSNSHNNNNMCEDSTSPIKDVTVNKSKKNLENNKNNKEVRGKMINASIFILRRICNHPLLHKYYYTVEDIKKISKYFYYNTDQYVDLDLKTVENEFMKISDFDIHLSIKHLISQGDNKLNKYLITKEHILNSSKINHMLSLIKDIRKKKEKVLIFSQFTTFLDIIEEALLYEFIYDDSDYMDHIQTIKSSQSINKNDTICKEENNINVNVPIKGEQNYHDLCKETKRHDDNNNNNNNNINDGDENKFCFKENIRKPNDIFNEDMENSERTKDTNCEYNKKKKDQDDEEICLTSSTLSTSSVGTQNDAGHQIYVRLDGSTNTIERQKIIKRFSKDENIFVFLLSTKAGGVGLNLIAANHVILMDQ encoded by the coding sequence ATGGATGTGTTTGAATTTGTGGACCCCTtaaggaaaagaaaaataaataacaacATTTTGGATTTTAACAAGTATgtatataaagataaaatgGAGGTGGGTGAAGAGGAGATAGAACATGACgaagaaaaaacaaaagatgatgaaataataaatatgaagaagaaaaaaaagaaaaaaaaaaagaaaaagttAAGACGTTTATTAGATACTTCTAGTAGTGATGATGATAAGAATgaatatgaagaaatatcatctaaaaaaattaaaattagAAAATTAAATTCTGATAATGAggataataaattaaaaaataataataatgagaaaaagaagaaagaaaaagtggaagaagaaaaacaaaGTAATGATATAGAAATTCTAGATTcttatgatgatgatgatgatgaaaatcaaaaagcagaatatgaatataatttaaatacTTTATATCAATGTTTGTATATATCTatacaaattaaaaatagaaTTATTGATCATTTCACattagaaaataaagataaaaaagaagaattaataaaagaatttgTTAAAGGTTCTTTTAGAGTTAGTAATTTTCAAGCAAACTATGAAGATTTCGAAAAATATGTAGACACTTTTCATAAACTAAAGTGTTATCAAAAATGTGGTGTATTATGgttatatgttttatataaacaaaataaaaatggtaTATTAGCTGATGAAATGGGACTTGGGAAAACAGCACAGACATGTGTTTTTCTAGACTATATGTATAAAACAGGAactattaaaaataaaacaattaTTGTTGCACCTACAAGTTTATTAAAAAACTGGGATAATGAAATTAATATGTGGTGTCCATATTTAAGAAatcataaaattatatattatggtAGTCAGTCTGAAAGAAGATATTTAGCGTATGACATATTTAGTAGCAAGGGGAAcaagaataataaatactTTGTGACTATGAATAATGGTGATGAAGATGACGgtgttaataataataataataataataataatgatgatgatgatggGCATAATAATATCCATTTAATCATTACTAGCGTCAATATGCTCATGGGAAAGAATGACGTTTCATACTTTCgacaaattaaaaaatacgATTATCTCATTTTTGATGAAgcacattttttaaaaaataaaaactcacttatatataaaaagttacaaaaaaaaattgtctttaataataaaatattattaacagGTTCTCCcatacaaaataaaacacAAGAATTAACCAActtacttttatttttaatgcCTCATATATTTACGGAgacaaatataaataatgcAATGCAAGCTTTTATAGCCATGTACGAAGAAGAGGTACAGGcaagaaataaaaaaaaaaaaatggatgAAGGGACGACACCAAAATTGAAAACCTTCGTTGAGgaaattatgaaaaaaaatgaaacacaaaataataataataataataataataataataataataatagtaatagtaataataatagtagtagtagtagtaataatattattgtgGATAAATGTTCAGATGTGTGTCACAAATTAACAGACGATAATAACagtatgaataataatcgcaatatttatgatataaaGTGTGACGAAGAAGTAAGGGATggtaatataaaagatggtaatataaaagatgataatgaaaaagataataGTGTTATTGTTTCGGATAccaataaaaatattattaagaattatttaatacaAACCATTAGAGATGATTTAAAGCAACATgtagaattaaaaaataaagaaattatattattacaacTTATAATTGaaccatatatattaagaagGTCAAAAAAACATGTCTTTATAGATATGCCCAAAAAACATAGTCTTATTATTAAGTTACCATTAAATAATACACAGCtgaatttatataaagatgaaattttttcaaaaatgCAGAAGACCTTTAAGCATCTTGAATTTCTAGAAACGCATTCAAGCAAAAAGgaattacaaaaaatatattccatattaaataaaaaagaaattaaaaatgagaaaaataatactaGGGTAGAAAAGAAGGAAATCCaacaaaatgaagataaagAAAAGTATCAGAATGGTCActgtaataataatacaaatgataTGGAATTTGCTGATCATAATGTAGATGGTGATAATATAggtgatgatgatgatgatgatgatagAGAAATGGATGAAGAAACTATTAACATTGAAAAGACAGATGTAGAGAATAAGAATAGTAATATTGTTATTCACAAAAGAGATGATGATAGTAATGATATGgatgaagataatataaaggatgataataatagtaatagtcataataataacaatatgTGTGAGGACAGTACTAGTCCTATTAAAGATGTTACAGttaataaatcaaaaaagaatctagaaaataataaaaacaataaagAGGTGAGAGGTAAAATGATTAACGCTTCAATATTTATACTTAGAAGAATATGTAACCATCcattattacataaatattattatactgttgaagatattaaaaaaatctcgaaatatttttattataatactGATCAATATGTAGATTTAGATTTAAAAACTGTTGAAAATGaatttatgaaaatatcAGATTTTGATATACATTTATCAATCAAACATTTAATATCTCAAGgtgataataaattaaataaatatttaataacaAAAGAACATATTTTGAATAGTAGTAAAATTAATCATATGTTATCTCTTATTAAAGATATaaggaagaaaaaagaaaaggtattaattttttcacAATTTACTACTTTTCTTGATATTATAGAGGAGGCCctattatatgaatttatatatgatgataGTGATTATATGGATCATATACAAACTATTAAAAGTTCACAAAgcataaataaaaatgacaCCATCTGTAaggaagaaaataatataaatgtaaatgtGCCTATAAAAGGAGAACAAAATTATCATGATTTATGTAAAGAAACAAAACGTCATGatgataacaataataataataataataatattaatgatggggatgaaaataaattttgttttaaagaaaatataagaaaacccaatgatatatttaatgaagATATGGAAAATTCAGAAAGAACTAAAGATACAAATTgtgaatataataaaaagaaaaaagatcaagatgatgaagaaataTGTCTTACTTCATCGACTCTTTCTACTTCATCTGTCGGTACACAAAATGACGCAGGTCATCAAATTTATGTAAGATTAGATGGATCAACAAACACTATTGAAAGACAGAAAATCATAAAACGTTTTTCaaaagatgaaaatatatttgtttttcttttgtcAACAAAAGCGGGAGGAGTAGGTCTCAATTTAATAGCGGCAAATCATGTCATATTAATGGACCAg
- a CDS encoding U3 small nucleolar ribonucleoprotein, putative, whose amino-acid sequence MLRRNIRLRKEYLYLKKVEDEKKKYAEKIKSIKESYDKNKKIRGDLKDEESELRKNMNLYDEKSFDRKVDDEYFFCGLENPRVLITTSRNPSSTLENFAKELKLIIPNSEKINRGSYFIKDILNFARKNNITDVVILHEYKGIPRNLIICHLPFGPTLFCTIKDCKMRCEFNEKIDNISLCTPHLIFHNFHSDLGKRIMNIFKYLFPPVTMRTNKRKMPKHNSQIIKDNKLNKNININTNNNDTNQIDQMNKIKFVTHTTQDDEDNNDHLQIYFKNNEYLNLQKYENNRVIVFFNKNDIIYFRHYNWEKNQTNEIVLKEIGPRFSFVVYKINKETLDSLNEDYEYIYRPFMNSRKALLT is encoded by the coding sequence ATGCTAAGGAGAAATATTCGATTGAGGaaagaatatttatacCTAAAAAAAGTTGAGGATGAGAAGAAAAAGTACGctgaaaaaattaagagtataaaagaaagttatgataagaataaaaagatAAGAGGTGATTTAAAAGATGAAGAAAGTGAATTaaggaaaaatatgaacTTATATGATGAGAAATCATTTGATAGGAAAGTTGatgatgaatattttttttgtggTCTTGAAAATCCCCGAGTATTAATAACAACATCAAGAAATCCATCATCAACATTAGAAAATTTTGcaaaagaattaaaattaattatacCAAATAgtgaaaaaataaatagaggtagttattttattaaagatattttaaattttgcaagaaaaaataatattacagATGTTGTTATATTACATGAATATAAAGGTATACCTAgaaatttaattatttgtCATTTACCATTTGGACCCACATTATTTTGTACAATAAAAGATTGTAAAATGAGATGTGaatttaatgaaaaaatcgataatatatctttatgTACTCcacatttaatttttcataatttcCATTCAGATCTAGGAAAGAgaattatgaatatatttaaatatttatttcctCCTGTTACCATGCGTACgaataaaagaaaaatgcCTAAACATAATTCTCaaattataaaagataataaattaaataaaaatataaatattaatactAATAACAACGATACTAACCAAATAGACcaaatgaacaaaattaAATTCGTAACACATACAACACAAGACgatgaagataataatgatcatttacaaatatattttaaaaacaatgaatatttaaatttacaaaaatatgaaaacAATCGAGTTATTGTTTTCTTTAAcaaaaatgatattatatattttagaCATTATAATTGGGAAAAAAATCAAACAAATGAAATAGTCCTCAAAGAAATTGGACCTCGTTTTAGTTTTGttgtatataaaatcaATAAAGAAACCTTAGATTCATTAAATGAAGActatgaatatatatatagacCTTTTATGAATTCTAGAAAAGCGCTTCTTACATAA
- a CDS encoding heat shock protein 70, giving the protein MASAKGSKPNLPESNIAIGIDLGTTYSCVGVWRNENVDIIANDQGNRTTPSYVAFTDTERLIGDAAKNQVARNPENTVFDAKRLIGRKFTESSVQSDMKHWPFTVKSGVDEKPMIEVTYQGEKKLFHPEEISSMVLQKMKENAEAFLGKSIKNAVITVPAYFNDSQRQATKDAGTIAGLNVMRIINEPTAAAIAYGLHKKGKGEKNILIFDLGGGTFDVSLLTIEDGIFEVKATAGDTHLGGEDFDNRLVNFCVEDFKRKNRGKDLSKNSRALRRLRTQCERAKRTLSSSTQATIEIDSLFEGIDYSVTVSRARFEELCIDYFRDTLIPVEKVLKDAMMDKKSVHEVVLVGGSTRIPKIQTLIKEFFNGKEACRSINPDEAVAYGAAVQAAILSGDQSNAVQDLLLLDVCSLSLGLETAGGVMTKLIERNTTIPAKKSQIFTTYADNQPGVLIQVYEGERALTKDNNLLGKFHLDGIPPAPRKVPQIEVTFDIDANGILNVTAVEKSTGKQNHITITNDKGRLSQDEIDRMVNDAEKYKAEDEENRKRIEARNSLENYCYGVKSSLEDQKIKEKLQPAEIETCMKTITTILEWLEKNQLAGKDEYEAKQKEAESVCAPIMSKIYQDAAGAAGGMPGGMPGGMPGGMPGGMPGGMNFPGGMPGAGMPGNAPAGSGPTVEEVD; this is encoded by the coding sequence atggCTAGTGCAAAAGGTTCAAAACCAAATTTACCAGAATCCAATATCGCCATTGGAATTGATTTAGGTACGACTTATTCTTGTGTTGGTGTATGGagaaatgaaaatgtaGATATTATTGCTAATGACCAAGGTAATAGAACAACCCCATCTTATGTTGCTTTCACCGATACCGAAAGATTAATTGGAGATGCTGCTAAAAACCAAGTAGCTAGGAATCCAGAAAATACAGTATTTGATGCTAAGAGATTAATTGGTAGGAAATTTACAGAATCATCTGTACAAAGTGATATGAAACATTGGCCATTCACTGTTAAATCAGGTGTTGATGAGAAACCAATGATTGAAGTTACTTATCAAGgagaaaagaaattattcCATCCAGAAGAGATTTCTTCTATGGtattacaaaaaatgaaagaaaatGCTGAAGCATTTTTAGGAAAATCTATAAAGAATGCTGTCATTACCGTTCCAGCTTATTTTAACGATTCACAAAGACAAGCTACTAAAGATGCTGGTACAATTGCAGGATTAAATGTTATGAGAATTATTAATGAACCTACTGCAGCTGCTATTGCATATGGTTTACacaaaaaaggaaaaggTGAAAAGaacattttaattttcGACTTAGGAGGAGGTACATTTGATGTATCTTTATTAACTATTGAAGATGGTATTTTTGAAGTAAAAGCTACTGCTGGTGATACTCATTTAGGTGGTGAAGATTTCGATAACAGATTAGTAAATTTCTGTGTTGAAGATttcaaaagaaaaaacagAGGTAAAGATTTATCAAAAAATAGTAGAGCCTTAAGAAGATTAAGAACACAATGTGAAAGAGCAAAACGTACTTTATCATCATCTACACAAGCTACAATTGAAATAGATTCCTTATTTGAAGGTATTGATTACAGTGTTACTGTAAGTAGAGCAAGATTTGAAGAATTATGTATCGACTATTTCCGTGATACTTTAATTCCAGTAGAAAAAGTTTTAAAAGATGCTATGATGGATAAAAAAAGTGTACATGAAGTTGTTTTAGTTGGTGGTTCTACAAGAATTCCAAAAATCCAAActttaataaaagaattcTTTAATGGTAAAGAAGCATGCAGATCAATTAACCCTGATGAAGCTGTTGCATATGGTGCAGCTGTACAAGCAGCTATTTTATCTGGTGACCAATCAAATGCTGTCCaagatttattattattggATGTTTGCTCCTTATCATTAGGTTTAGAAACTGCTGGTGGTGTTATGACCAAATTAATTGAAAGAAACACAACCATACCAGCCAAAAAAAGTCAAATCTTTACTACTTATGCTGATAACCAACCAGGTGTCTTAATTCAAGTATATGAAGGTGAAAGAGCCTTAACCAAAGATAACAATTTATTAGGAAAATTTCACTTAGATGGTATTCCACCTGCACCAAGAAAGGTACCACAAATTGAAGTTACCTTCGATATCGATGCTAACGGTATCTTAAACGTTACAGCTGTAGAAAAATCCACTGGTAAACAAAACCATATTACAATTACTAACGACAAAGGAAGATTATCTCAAGATGAAATTGATCGTATGGTTAATGATGCTGAAAAATACAAAGCAGAAGATGAAGAAAACAGAAAAAGAATTGAAGCAAGAAACAGCCTTGAAAATTACTGCTATGGAGTTAAAAGCTCATTAGAAGAccaaaaaattaaagaaaaattacAACCAGCTGAAATTGAAACTTGTATGAAAACTATTACAACCATACTTGAATGGTTAGAGAAAAACCAACTTGCTGGAAAAGATGAATATGAAGCCAAACAAAAAGAAGCAGAATCAGTTTGTGCTCCAATTATGTCTAAAATCTATCAAGATGCTGCTGGTGCAGCCGGTGGTATGCCAGGAGGTATGCCCGGTGGAATGCCAGGTGGAATGCCAGGAGGAATGCCAGGTGGTATGAATTTCCCAGGAGGTATGCCCGGAGCAGGAATGCCAGGAAATGCCCCAGCTGGAAGTGGACCAACAGTTGAAGAAGTTGATTAA